Within the Polaribacter pectinis genome, the region ACCACGACAATGGATTAGGCGATATCCAAAAAATAACACAAACCTACCACAACTGGAAAACCGTCATTGCAAACGATCCGTCATTGCGAGGAACGAAGCAATCTCAAAATGAAACTGCCTATAACGACATAAAAGGCTACTGCAAATCTGCAACCCTAGAAGACATACGCAAACACAACCACGTACTAACACCAGGACGTTATGTGGGCATACCAGACGAGGAAGACGATGGCATCCCATTTGAAACCAAAATGGCAGACCTAACCACCACCTTGCAACAACAAATGCAAGAAGAGGAAGCCTTAAACCAAGAAATTAAAACACAACTGGCTAATATTGGGTTTAAGTTATGAGTAGTATAGATGATAAATTACCTGATGGTTGGATTGAAACTACTTTGGCTGAAATTGTTATTTCTGCTAATACAGGATTAGATGCTATTAAACGAGCTCCAATTGTTGAACAAGAAACAGGCATAAAATGTTTTCGAATTCAAGATGCCTCTCAAAAAAAGAAATATGAGAATTGGGGAAATACTAAAGTAGAAGAAAAAAATTATAAACGATTTCAACTTTTAACAGGAGATATTCTAATAGCTAGAACAGGAAATACTATTGGAGTTAATTATTTAGTTTCTGAAAATTTAAAATCAGTATTTAATAATGGACTAATAAGACTTCGTGTAAATGAAAAATGTGATTATAAGTTTTTGTATAAAATAATTGAATCGAAATTATTTGATAGATATGTTCAGTCCATAGCTTATGGAACTTCTACTCAGCCTAACATGCAAATTAATGTCCTATTAGGTTTTGAATTAAATATTCCACCACTTGAAGAACAAAAAGCCATAGCCAAGGTTTTAACCGCTTTTGATGATAAAATAGAAAACCTACGCGCACAAAACCAAACTTTAGAGCAAACCGCACAAACTATTTTTAAAGAGTGGTTTGGTAAATATCAAATTGGTGATGAACTGCCTGAGGGTTGGAAAATTGGTACAATTGGAAATTTAACAGAAATAAAGCGTGGTGGTTCTCCAAGACCAATTAAAGATTATATTTCAGATTCTGGATATAGATGGTTGAAAATATCTGATGCTACAGCTACAGATTCTCCTTTTATTTTTGAGATAAAGGAACATATTAAAATTGAAGGATTAAAAAAAACAACCTTAAAAAAAGCAGGAGATTTAGTATTATCCAATAGTGCAACACCAGGAATGCCAAAATTTTTAGCTGTTGATACATGTGTACATGATGGTTGGATGCATTTTCCAAGTTCTATAGTTTCTAATGAATATCTTTATTTACTTTTTCTTCATATTAGACCAACACTTGTGCAACAAGGAAGTGGAAGTGTATTTGTGAATTTAAAAACTGATATATTAAGATTCTATGAAACTGTTATTCCTTCAAATAAAGCTTTAACAGATTTTGATAAATTAATCAAACCTATTTTTGATAAAATTTTAAGTAACTCAAAACAAATCCAAACCTTAACAAAAACCAGAGATGCTTTATTACCAAAGTTAATGCGTGGTGAGATACGAGTTAATGGGTTTAAGAAGTAAATAAAATAGAATGTATAGTAATAATCCAAAGAAATATAAACGTAACTCTATAAGATTAAAAGGGTACGATTATGCCCAAAAAGGATTGTATTTTATTACCATTTGCACACAAAATAGACATTGTTTTTTTGGCAAAATAACCAATGGGGTTTTGCATTTAAACGATGCAGGAAAAATGATAGAACAATGGTATTACGAATTAGAAAACAAATTTGATGATATAAAATGCGGTACCCACGTGGTAATGCCCAATCATTTCCATGCCATTATTCATAATATTGGCGTAGGGGCAGACCTACGTGTCTGCCCTAATTCTAATATGGGCGAACACGTTCCTATTATGGGCGAACACATAGGTTCGCCCCTACATGTGGTGGTGCAATGGTTTAAAACCATGACAACCAACCAATACATACGCAACGTAAAAAATAACAATTGGCAACGTTTTGATGGCAAATTATGGCAACGTAATTATTGGGAACACATTATCCGAAATGAAAAATCTCATCAAAATATATCCAATTATATTGTCAACAATCCATTAAAATGGAATGCTGATACATTAAACCCTGAACCCTAATTAGAATCTGTCTTAAAATGACTAAACTCTCAGAAAACACCATAGAACAAGCATTCATTGACCAATTAATTGGTCAAGGCTACACCTATTATTACGGTCCAGACATTGCACCTTATAGTGAGTTCCCACAACGTGAAGGTTTTGAATCTGTGTTGTTAGAGCAACAACTAAAAAATGCGTTACGTCATTTAAATCCAGACGTACCAGAATCGGCACGTGTAGAAGCCTATCAAAAAATTGTAAACCTTGGTACGCAAGACTTAATGGAAAACAACGAGCGTTTCCATACCTTGCTAACCAATGGTGTAACAGTAGAGTATAACAAAGAAGGCAGAACAAAAGGGATTAATGTAAAACTGCTAGATGTGGGGCAGCCACAAAACAACCAGTTTTGGGTAGTGAATCAATTAGTAGTAAAAGAAAACAATAATGAGAAGCGTTTTGATGTTGTTATTTATGTTAACGGTTTGCCATTAGTATTTGTAGAACTTAAAAATGCCACAGACGAGAATGCAACGGTTAGAAAAGCGTATCAACAAATACAAAATTATAAAACAGCAGTACCAAGCATCTTTTATTACAATAGTATTTGTGTAATTAGCGATGGTATAGAAGCAGGAACTTCTAGTGTTTCTGCGCCTTTTTCTCGTTTTTTAAGATGGAAAGCACCAAAAGCAATAATTAACGACCCAAGAACAGAACTACAAATATTAACCGAATACATGCTTAATAAAAAAACCTTGGTAGAGTTAATTCGCTACTGTACGGTTTTTGAGCAAGAAGAAAAAAAGGATGATAAAACAGGATTAATTTTTCAGGTAAAAATTAAAAAGGTGGCAACTTATCATCAATATTACGCAGTACAAAAAGCAGTAACACAAACCATAAGAGCAACAGACGCTAAAGAAGGCGACCGTAAAGTTGGTGTGGTTTGGCATACGCAAGGTTCTGGTAAATCATTATCTATGGTATTTTACTCAGGACAAATAGTAACGCATCCACAAATGGAGAATCCTACTATTGTGGTTTTAACAGATAGAAACGATTTAGACGACCAATTGTTTGGTACGTTTGGCAATTGTAAAGAGTTGTTACGTCAAACGCCTGTACAAGCGCAAAATAGAAATCATATAAAAGAGTTATTAAATGTGTCTGGAGGTGGTGTTATTTTTACAACCATTCAAAAGTTTTCACCAGAAGAAGGCAATGTATTTGATACATTATCAGAAAGAACCAATATTGTTGTGGTTGCAGACGAAGCACACAGAAGTCAATATGGTTTTAAAGCACGTGTGGTAGAAGTAGAAGAGGGTTCGGAAATTAGATATGGTAACGCTAAGTATTTACGCGATGCGTTGCCAAAAGCTTCTTATATTGGTTTTACAGGAACACCTATTGAAAAAGAAGATAAATCTACACCAGCCGTTTTTGGGGAATACATAGATGTATATGATATAAAACAAGCAGTAGATGATGGCGCAACAGTACCCATTAGTTACGAGTCGCGTTTAGTAAAAATTAAACTCAACGAAGAAGTTACCAAATCTATAGATGCACAAATAGATGAAATAGAAGGTGCTACCGAAGAACAAATAGAAAAAGCCAAAACCAAGAGTGCAGCCATAGAAAAAATAGTTGGTAAAGACGATAGATTAAAAGATATCGCAGCCGATTTAGTCACACACTTTGAAGCAAGACAAGAAGTCTTTGAAGGCAAGGCGATGATTGTAAGCATGAGTCGTAAAATTTGTGCAAAACTCTATAATGAGATTATTGCTTTACGTCCAGATTGGCATCATGAAGATTTAGACAAAGGCGCAATAAAAGTGATTATGACAAGTACCAGTGATGATGAAGCGATTTTGCAACCGCATCACACTACAAAGTCTCAACGTAAAGTATTAGCAGCACGTATAAAAGACCCAAACGACCCATTACAAATGGTAATTGTTAGAGACATGTGGCTAACAGGTTTTGATGCACCCAATTTACATACCATGTATATTGATAAAAAAATGCAAGGTGCCAACTTAATGCAAGCCATTGCACGAGTAAATAGAGTGTATAAAGATAAACCAGGAGGATTAATTGTAGATTATATTGGTATTGGTCAAGATTTACGAAACGCTATGGTTACGTATTTACAAAGTGGAGGAGAAGGTACCCCAATTGTAGATATTAAAGAAGCCATTGCAGGCATGTTAGAAAAGTTTGAAGTGGTAGCACAAATTTTACATGGCTACGATTATATATCATATTTTAAAGCAGAAACAAATAGAAAACTACAAATTTTATTAGGAGCACAAA harbors:
- a CDS encoding restriction endonuclease subunit S — encoded protein: MSSIDDKLPDGWIETTLAEIVISANTGLDAIKRAPIVEQETGIKCFRIQDASQKKKYENWGNTKVEEKNYKRFQLLTGDILIARTGNTIGVNYLVSENLKSVFNNGLIRLRVNEKCDYKFLYKIIESKLFDRYVQSIAYGTSTQPNMQINVLLGFELNIPPLEEQKAIAKVLTAFDDKIENLRAQNQTLEQTAQTIFKEWFGKYQIGDELPEGWKIGTIGNLTEIKRGGSPRPIKDYISDSGYRWLKISDATATDSPFIFEIKEHIKIEGLKKTTLKKAGDLVLSNSATPGMPKFLAVDTCVHDGWMHFPSSIVSNEYLYLLFLHIRPTLVQQGSGSVFVNLKTDILRFYETVIPSNKALTDFDKLIKPIFDKILSNSKQIQTLTKTRDALLPKLMRGEIRVNGFKK
- a CDS encoding transposase; the encoded protein is MYSNNPKKYKRNSIRLKGYDYAQKGLYFITICTQNRHCFFGKITNGVLHLNDAGKMIEQWYYELENKFDDIKCGTHVVMPNHFHAIIHNIGVGADLRVCPNSNMGEHVPIMGEHIGSPLHVVVQWFKTMTTNQYIRNVKNNNWQRFDGKLWQRNYWEHIIRNEKSHQNISNYIVNNPLKWNADTLNPEP
- a CDS encoding type I restriction endonuclease subunit R encodes the protein MTKLSENTIEQAFIDQLIGQGYTYYYGPDIAPYSEFPQREGFESVLLEQQLKNALRHLNPDVPESARVEAYQKIVNLGTQDLMENNERFHTLLTNGVTVEYNKEGRTKGINVKLLDVGQPQNNQFWVVNQLVVKENNNEKRFDVVIYVNGLPLVFVELKNATDENATVRKAYQQIQNYKTAVPSIFYYNSICVISDGIEAGTSSVSAPFSRFLRWKAPKAIINDPRTELQILTEYMLNKKTLVELIRYCTVFEQEEKKDDKTGLIFQVKIKKVATYHQYYAVQKAVTQTIRATDAKEGDRKVGVVWHTQGSGKSLSMVFYSGQIVTHPQMENPTIVVLTDRNDLDDQLFGTFGNCKELLRQTPVQAQNRNHIKELLNVSGGGVIFTTIQKFSPEEGNVFDTLSERTNIVVVADEAHRSQYGFKARVVEVEEGSEIRYGNAKYLRDALPKASYIGFTGTPIEKEDKSTPAVFGEYIDVYDIKQAVDDGATVPISYESRLVKIKLNEEVTKSIDAQIDEIEGATEEQIEKAKTKSAAIEKIVGKDDRLKDIAADLVTHFEARQEVFEGKAMIVSMSRKICAKLYNEIIALRPDWHHEDLDKGAIKVIMTSTSDDEAILQPHHTTKSQRKVLAARIKDPNDPLQMVIVRDMWLTGFDAPNLHTMYIDKKMQGANLMQAIARVNRVYKDKPGGLIVDYIGIGQDLRNAMVTYLQSGGEGTPIVDIKEAIAGMLEKFEVVAQILHGYDYISYFKAETNRKLQILLGAQNFVLQTEDLKNRFIKEVTILSKLFAMSIPSPQADNIKDEVAFFQAVKARINKFTGNTTKSDYEVESAIKQIVDDALSSEGVIDVFEAAGIKAPSVGILSDEFLLEVKNMQQKNVAFELLKKLLADEVRVRKTKNIAQGKRFSDMLASVVKRYHNNQIDSAQVLAELSAIAKDMRLEDQKSVDLGLTPEEYAFYSVLSQNESTSFLDDDKMKDLIHTIVEVVRNNATVDWSKRDDVRAKLRLTVKKILMRYGYPPDVAKMEADKVLAQSENLAAFFAGT